From Anaerolineae bacterium:
GAACGGATTTTGCCGGCCCACGTCTCTTTCATCGGGGGGAACCCGATACCCTACCAGCCCCTGCCGGCGGCCCAGGGCCCCGAGGGAGCCAGCGAGACCCTGTTCGACAAGTCCCTGTTCTGCCTGTGTCCATCGCCGCGCGCCACCGCCGAAGCGGTGCAGTTGGCCGCGGACATGGTCAGCGCGCTGGGCGCACAGCCCTATTTCCTGGACGCCGAGGAGCATGACGGTCTGATCGCCGGCGTGGAGCTTCTGCCGCTGGCGGTGGCCGGCGCGCTGATGGAGTCGGCGGCACGCTCCCCGGGATGGCGCGAGATCACGCGGCTGGCCGGCGAGCGCTTTGCCTCGGCCACCGCCATGGCCATCTCCGATGCGGGGGCCGCCGCCAGCCTCTTGATCCATGACGCCGATAACGTCACCCGCTGGGTCAACACCCTCATCCAGACGCTGTACCAGATGCGCTCCGCCCTGGAAGCTCGGGATGAGGGAGCACTGCGCGGTATGTTTGAGGACGCGCTGACCCAGCGCGAGAAATGGATGAAGGAGCGGGTGGTCGGGCCTGTTCCCGAGGGTGCCGCACCTGCCCAGGAAGTCCCCAGCTACTGGCAGACCCTGCTGGGAGCCCGTATGTTCCGCCGCGCTGGGGGCGGAAAGAAGAAATAAACCGATCCAACAATATGCCACTATTTGGAAGAGGAGGGAGAACGTTGTACAGCATTTCGGTGACGATGCCGGCGTACAATGAAGAAGCCAACATCGGTGCCATGATCGAGGATGCGGTGCGGGTGGTGAGCCAGATCACCGACGACTTCGAGATCATCGTGACCAATGACGGCAGTAAGGACCGCACGGCCGACGTGGTGCGGGAGAAAGCGCAGAAATATCCCCAGGTACGGTTGGTCGAACATCCCACCAACCTGGGATACGGCGCGGCGGTATATGACGGCTTTGCGGCCGCCACCAAAGAGCTGATCTTTTTCACTGACGGCGACCGGCAGTTCGTGCTGGACGAGATCCACAAACTGCTCCCCCATATCGAGCATGCCGATATGGTGGTGGGTTATCGGGCGCCGCGCCGGGACCCCTGGCATCGCGTGCTGTACGGCTGGGGCTGGAGCACGCTGGTGACCCTGCTCTTCGGCTACACTGCCCGCGATATTGACTGCGCCTTTAAGCTGTTCAAGCGCGAGATTATCACCAACATCGGGCCGCAGATCGCCTCGCGCGGGGCGACCTTCAGCGCGGAGTGGCTGGTGCGGACCAAGCGCGCCGGCTACAAAATTGTGGAGGTGCCGGTCACCCATCTGCCGCGCACCGCCGGCTCCCAGACCGGCGCCCGCCTGCACGTCATCAAGCGCGCCTTCAAGGAGCTGGCCCGCTTCCGCTGGAAGCTTTGGCAGGAAGGCAAGCCCAAGAAATACAAGGCCTGACGCCAGCCCTGTCCCGGCCCCTGGCACGCTGTGAGCGGCCCGCCGGCCGTGCCAACCAGCCCGGCCCTGGCCGCTCTTCTCTTGCCAGCCGGCTTTCGCCCAACCCATCCCCATTCCGGAAAGGGGTATCTGCCTGTATGCAGGGTACCAATGCGGCGGCGCGCCCCAGACGGGTGCTGATGATCGCCCCCACCTCTTTCTTCGCCGATTACGGCTGTCATGTGCGCATCTACGAACAGGCGCGCGGCTTGACCGCCCGTGGGCACGAGGTGCTGTTGTGCACCTATCATTCTGGCCGGGATGTGCCGGGCCTGTCCATCGTGCGGACGCCGGCGCTTCCCTGGCGCCGGCGCATCGAGATCGGCGCATCGTGGCACCGTCTCCTGTTGGATCTTCTCCTGCTGTGCACGGCCTGGCGGGCGGCGCGCCGGCATCGGCCGGATGTCATCCACGCCTTCCTCCACGAGGGCGCGCTCATTGGGACGATTATCGCCCGCCTGGCAAGGGTGCCTCTGCTGGCCGACCTGCAGGGGAGCCTCAGCAGTGAGGTGGTGGAGCATGAGACATTTCCCCCCGGGCACTGGGTGCTGGGCCTTCTGCGCCGGCTGGAGAGCTGGGTGGACCGTCAGCCGGCGCGACTGCTGGCCAACACGCATCACACCGCGCGCTGGCTGATGGAGGATTTCGGTATCGCGCCGGCGAAGGTGCGCGTGGTGCCCGACGTGGTGGACACCGAGCGCTTCGCGCCAGGGCGGCTCTCCGCCGAGGAGCGGCAGGGCCGGCGCCAGGCCCTGGGCATCCCAGCGGACGGCTTCTTGCTGGTGTATGTCGGCCTGCTGGCGCCGTATCAGGGCATTGATCTGCTCCTGCATTCCTTCGCCCAGGTCGCCCAACAGATCGACGCCTATTTGCTGGTCATGGGCTTTCCGCACATGCAGAGATACCAGCGTCAGGCCGAGGCCCTGGGGATCGGCCGGCGGGTTACGTTCACCGGTCCGGTCTCGTACTTCGAACTGCCGGCATGGCTGGCGCTGGGGGACGCGGCGGTCAGCCTCAAGCTTTCTCAGACGGAGGGCAACGTCAAACTGCTGAACTACATGGCGATGGGTCTGCCGGTGGTGGCGCTGGACACCCCGGTGGGGCGGGAGTACCTGGGGGAGGCCGGCGTGTTCATCCCCCAAGGGGACAGCCAGGCGCTGGCGGAGGTCGTATGCCGACTGGCCAGGGAGCCGGCGGAGCGCTGGACCCTGGGCCGGCGCCTGCGAGCGCGCGCCGTCGTCGAGTTTCCACTTTCCCGGGCCATTGATGTCATTGAGGCCGCGTACGGGGAGGTTTGCCGCGCCCCCACCCCTATGCTATAATCCCCTCGCCAGCGCGAAGCCCATCAAGAGGACGGTACAGCGAAAGGTTGATGGAGATGGCCGAGCATTCCAGGAATGGAAAAGGTCTGCCGCGCTGGCTAGTGGGCCTGATACTGGGCCTGCACCTCTGCCTGGGCGTGCTGTACAGCGTCATGGTGCCGGCCTGGGAAGCCCATGACGAATGGGCGCATTACAAGTACGCCGAGTATTTGGCCAGGTACCGAACTCTGCCGGCCGGCGATGCCCCCCTCACCGACCTGTTCGGCTATGACCAATCCACCCAGCCCCCACTGTATTACATCCTGGCGGCTGTCCCCATCGCGCTGGTGAACCCGACGGATAACATCGCGCCCGTGCCCAACCCATATGCCGCCGCCGGCACAGGACAGACGGGCGTCAACATGGCCGTGCACGATTGGGAAGCAGAGCGCTTCCCCTACCGCGGCACCTATTTGGCCCTGCACCTGGCCCGGCTGATCTCCGTGCTCATCAGCACCGCCGGCGTATGGGCGGTGTACCGGTTGGCGCGGGCGCTGTTCCCCCGCGAGCCGGCCGTCGTCGGTCTGAGCACTGCCATCGCCGCCTTTCTCCCCCAGTACCTCTTCATCGGGGCGGTGGTCACCAATGACATCTTGATCGCCGTGCTGGGCGCGCTGGTCCTCTACTACGCCTGCCTGCTGATCGTGGAAGACATCACCCTCCCGCGCCTGCTGGGATTGGGTATCAGCCTGGCCCTGGCCCTGCTGACCAAATACACCGCGCTGGGACTGCTTCCGCTGGTGATCCTGGCCCTGCTGGTCGCCCTCGGGCGTCTCCTGCGCCGGCGCGCCCTGCGCCACGGCTTGTTGGTCCTCGGTGTGCCGTTGTTGAGCGTCCCGGCAGTGGCCGGCTGGTGGTACCTCCGCAACCTGCGGCAGTACGGCTATCTGGTCTCCCGCGACGCTGACGTCCTGAGCCAATTCTGGCGGACGATTTTGGGGGCGGAGCCCCTGCCCCATGTCACCCTGCCGCAGATAGGCTACGCCGTATGGTACGGCTTTCAGACCTTTTGGGCTTCCTTCGGCTGGGGCAATGTGGGACTGCCCGAAAAGGCCTATATCCCCCTGGCTGTCCTGGCCGGCCTGGCGCTGTGCTCCGTGACGGCATGCCTCTTCCGCCGGCAGACCTCCAACCGACTGCGGGCTGTCATCCTCTTACTGGGGTTCGGGTGTCTTTCCCTGGGCTTCCTGCTGTTCTTCCGGGAGCTGATGAAGGGCGAGCCGATCCTGCGGGGACGCATGATGCTGCCGGCCCTGCCGGCCATCAGCGTCCTTCTTGGGCTGGGCTTGCTCTGGTGGTGGCCGGCGCGGCTCCGGCGCACCGCCGCCGGCGTGCTGGGGATCGGTCTGCTGAGCTTCGCGCTGATACTGCCCTTCGCCGTCATCGCGCCGGCCTATGCCGCGCCGGCAGAGACCAAAGCGCCGGATTTGCCGCCCGATGCCCAGCCGTTGGCTGTGCGCTTCGGCGATTTGGCGGAGCTGTATGCCTACCAGGTGTGGCCGGCCACCGTCCCCAAAGGCCATGCGGTGGGCGTAACGCTGTACTGGAAGGTGCTGGGCACGACATCCGAGAACTACACCCTCGGCGTGTACGCCCTGGGCGCCGAGAACCAGCCCTACGGCCAGGTCCTGCTCTACCCAGGCCGCGGGAACTATGCCACTTCGGTATGGAAACCGGGGACATATTTTCGGGAAGTCCTATGGATCCCCATTGAGTCGGAGCGGCCGGCGCCCTGCCTGGGTCGCATTGCGGTGACGCTGTTCCTCGATGACCCTTCGCTGGCGCATCTGCCGGTGAGCGATGCCTCGGGCGCCTTCGTGGGCTATTCTGCCATTTTCGGCCGATATAAGATCGCGCCGGAAGAGCCGGCGGCGGAGCCGCTTCAGCCGGCGCAGGCGCGCTTCAGCGACGAGATCGCCCTGCTGGGCGTGGAACTGCCGGCCGCGGCCACCCCGGGTGCCCGGCTGGAAATGCTCCTGCGCTTCCAGGCCCTGCGCCGGCCGGACGCCGATTACATCCTGTTCGTCCATCTCCTGGACGAGCAGGGACAATGGGTGGCCGGCGTGGACGGCCCGCCGCTCCTGGGCAACTATCCGACGGGCATATGGGATGCCGGCGAGATCATTGTGGAGCCGCGCACCATCGCTCTGCCGCGCCTGCCGGCCGGCCGCTATCGCATCGGCATCGGTTGGTACCATCCCGACACCATGCAGAGGCTGAGGGTCACGGACGCGCAGGGCCGCCCGCTCCCTGACGACATATGGCCGGCCGGCACCTTGGAGGTGAAATCCATCGGTCAGCAGGTGTTCCTTCCCTTGATCCTGCAGCCATAATCGGAGCACAGCGGTGCTGTGCCCCGGCCCATATTATTCGTCAAATGACGAATAATTATCTCGGCGAGTTTTCAGGCCCAGCGTTAGGAAAAGCGCATAACAAATCACCCGCGGGCGCTATACCCGCGGGTGGTTCGCTGAATACACGACGGCGCGCTGGATCAGCGCAGGTAATCCTTGAGCCGGCGGGCGCGCCGGGGATGGCGCAGGCGGTTGAGTGCCTGCACCTCCAGCTGGCGGATGCGCTCGCGCGTCAATCCAAAGCGCCGGCCGACCTCCTCCAACGTATGGTAGCGGCCGTCCTGCAGGCCGAAGCGCATTTTCAGGATACGCATCTCGCGCGGCGGGAGCTGGCTCAGCATTTCGTCCAGAAGCTCCCGCAGGATATTCCGTGTGGCGGCATCCGCCGGCGACAGCATGCTCCGGTCCTCGATGAAATCCCCCAGGGCAGAATCTTCATCCTCGCCCACCGGGGTTTCCAGCGAGACCGGCAGGTCGGCGAGGCGCATCAGCTCCTCCACTTTGCGGGCCGGCATATCCAGGGCCTGGGCCAGCTCCTCGGGGGCCGGTTCCCTCCCCAGTTCCTGGCTCATCTGGCGGGCGGTGCGGCGGAGCCTGGCGAGCTGTTCGTACATGTGCACCGGCAGGCGGATGGTGCGGGATTGGTCCGCAACAGCACGGGCAACCGCCTGCCGTATCCACCAGGTGGCGTAGGTGGAGAACTTATAGCCGCGGTGGTAATCGAATTTAGCGACCGCCCGCATCAGCCCCAGGTTGCCCTCCTGGATCAGGTCTGCCAGCGGCACGCCCTGGCCGGCGTATTTCTTGGCGATGCTCACCACCAGCCGTGAATTGGCCTTGATGAGATGCTGGCGCGCTCGCTCACCCATGCGGATATATTCCAGCAGTTGCTGGCGCTCCTCGGGAGGAAGCCCACCGTTCCGCGCCAGCCGCCGGCGTGCCTGCCGGCCCAGCTCGATGCGTTTTGCCAGCTCCACCTCTTCCTGCGGGGTCAGCAGGGGCACACGGCCGATTTCCCGCAGATAGATGCTGAGGGGGTCGCTGGCGCCGTCGTCCATCGGGGCCAGGTCCACCATCTCGTTGGGGTCGTATTCCTGCTCGTAGTACAGGCCGGCGAGCAGTTCGCCTTCCACGTCTCCTATTGCTTCTCCATCCAGATCGCCTGAGGATATCCTCGCCTGTTCCTCTGCCAGATGCTCCATGGCATTCCCTCTTCACCAACACCATAGCGTTGATCGCGCATTACGGTTGTACTGACGCCGCGGTGGCGGTGGGAGTGGGGGTAGGTGGAAACGGCGGCACATCCAGGAGCTGATTCCACACCTCCACGAGGTTTGTCGCCACAATGTAAATGCTCTCGTCATCCCCTTTTTTCAGGTAATAGTACATTTTCTGCGGCGTCTGATCGCCCACCAGGATCAGGATCTGCCGGCCGGTGCGGAGCTGTAACCGCCACTGCAGGGCCGGCGTCACCAGCCCATAGTCGGCCAGGCTGGTGATCTCGCGCGGCGGGAGCACGCGGCTGGCGTGGGCGTAGACCAGGAAGCCCAGCGCCTGCCGGATGCGGTCGCTGTCCGCCGGCGCATGA
This genomic window contains:
- a CDS encoding prephenate dehydrogenase — translated: MPPKAQITIIGLGLIGTSLGLALKRAGGNFDIVGHDREPEVAARARKRGAVDQTAWNLIAAVENADVILLAIPISAVEATLEAIAGDLKEGCIILDTCTIKRPVLEWAERILPAHVSFIGGNPIPYQPLPAAQGPEGASETLFDKSLFCLCPSPRATAEAVQLAADMVSALGAQPYFLDAEEHDGLIAGVELLPLAVAGALMESAARSPGWREITRLAGERFASATAMAISDAGAAASLLIHDADNVTRWVNTLIQTLYQMRSALEARDEGALRGMFEDALTQREKWMKERVVGPVPEGAAPAQEVPSYWQTLLGARMFRRAGGGKKK
- a CDS encoding glycosyltransferase family 2 protein, which produces MPLFGRGGRTLYSISVTMPAYNEEANIGAMIEDAVRVVSQITDDFEIIVTNDGSKDRTADVVREKAQKYPQVRLVEHPTNLGYGAAVYDGFAAATKELIFFTDGDRQFVLDEIHKLLPHIEHADMVVGYRAPRRDPWHRVLYGWGWSTLVTLLFGYTARDIDCAFKLFKREIITNIGPQIASRGATFSAEWLVRTKRAGYKIVEVPVTHLPRTAGSQTGARLHVIKRAFKELARFRWKLWQEGKPKKYKA
- a CDS encoding DUF4340 domain-containing protein yields the protein MRWRSTIILVILALLLGLFVYFTELRPGPSNTTESITVLQDVHVDDVTEFRLQRDQRALEAYYSAEEGWVLRYPVHAPADSDRIRQALGFLVYAHASRVLPPREITSLADYGLVTPALQWRLQLRTGRQILILVGDQTPQKMYYYLKKGDDESIYIVATNLVEVWNQLLDVPPFPPTPTPTATAASVQP
- the rpoD gene encoding RNA polymerase sigma factor RpoD, producing the protein MEHLAEEQARISSGDLDGEAIGDVEGELLAGLYYEQEYDPNEMVDLAPMDDGASDPLSIYLREIGRVPLLTPQEEVELAKRIELGRQARRRLARNGGLPPEERQQLLEYIRMGERARQHLIKANSRLVVSIAKKYAGQGVPLADLIQEGNLGLMRAVAKFDYHRGYKFSTYATWWIRQAVARAVADQSRTIRLPVHMYEQLARLRRTARQMSQELGREPAPEELAQALDMPARKVEELMRLADLPVSLETPVGEDEDSALGDFIEDRSMLSPADAATRNILRELLDEMLSQLPPREMRILKMRFGLQDGRYHTLEEVGRRFGLTRERIRQLEVQALNRLRHPRRARRLKDYLR
- a CDS encoding glycosyltransferase family 39 protein, giving the protein MAEHSRNGKGLPRWLVGLILGLHLCLGVLYSVMVPAWEAHDEWAHYKYAEYLARYRTLPAGDAPLTDLFGYDQSTQPPLYYILAAVPIALVNPTDNIAPVPNPYAAAGTGQTGVNMAVHDWEAERFPYRGTYLALHLARLISVLISTAGVWAVYRLARALFPREPAVVGLSTAIAAFLPQYLFIGAVVTNDILIAVLGALVLYYACLLIVEDITLPRLLGLGISLALALLTKYTALGLLPLVILALLVALGRLLRRRALRHGLLVLGVPLLSVPAVAGWWYLRNLRQYGYLVSRDADVLSQFWRTILGAEPLPHVTLPQIGYAVWYGFQTFWASFGWGNVGLPEKAYIPLAVLAGLALCSVTACLFRRQTSNRLRAVILLLGFGCLSLGFLLFFRELMKGEPILRGRMMLPALPAISVLLGLGLLWWWPARLRRTAAGVLGIGLLSFALILPFAVIAPAYAAPAETKAPDLPPDAQPLAVRFGDLAELYAYQVWPATVPKGHAVGVTLYWKVLGTTSENYTLGVYALGAENQPYGQVLLYPGRGNYATSVWKPGTYFREVLWIPIESERPAPCLGRIAVTLFLDDPSLAHLPVSDASGAFVGYSAIFGRYKIAPEEPAAEPLQPAQARFSDEIALLGVELPAAATPGARLEMLLRFQALRRPDADYILFVHLLDEQGQWVAGVDGPPLLGNYPTGIWDAGEIIVEPRTIALPRLPAGRYRIGIGWYHPDTMQRLRVTDAQGRPLPDDIWPAGTLEVKSIGQQVFLPLILQP
- a CDS encoding glycosyltransferase family 4 protein; amino-acid sequence: MQGTNAAARPRRVLMIAPTSFFADYGCHVRIYEQARGLTARGHEVLLCTYHSGRDVPGLSIVRTPALPWRRRIEIGASWHRLLLDLLLLCTAWRAARRHRPDVIHAFLHEGALIGTIIARLARVPLLADLQGSLSSEVVEHETFPPGHWVLGLLRRLESWVDRQPARLLANTHHTARWLMEDFGIAPAKVRVVPDVVDTERFAPGRLSAEERQGRRQALGIPADGFLLVYVGLLAPYQGIDLLLHSFAQVAQQIDAYLLVMGFPHMQRYQRQAEALGIGRRVTFTGPVSYFELPAWLALGDAAVSLKLSQTEGNVKLLNYMAMGLPVVALDTPVGREYLGEAGVFIPQGDSQALAEVVCRLAREPAERWTLGRRLRARAVVEFPLSRAIDVIEAAYGEVCRAPTPML